One Nocardioides dongkuii genomic window, ATGGTCTCCCAGCGGTTCAGCCGGCTGTTGAGCTCCTCGACGTACCCGGCGACCATCTTCTTGGCGGCCTCGGAGGTGACGATGTCGGAGTACGACGCGCCGGACATGCCGTTCTCCTCGGCCCAGCCCGCCATCGCGTCGGGGTCGAGGGTGACCAGCGCGACCACGTAGTTGCGCTCGCTGCCGAAGACCATGAACTGGCTGGTGTAGGGGCAGATCGCCTTGAACTTCGACTCGATCGAGGAGGGGGCGATGTACTTGCCGCCGGAGGTCTTGAACAGGTCCTTGATCCGGCCGGTGATCGTGAGGAACCCGTCGGCGTCGATGCTGCCCTTGTCGCCGGTGCGCAGCCAGCCGTCCTCGGTGAACGCCTTCGCGGTCTCCTCGGGGAGGTTGTGGTAGCCCTCCATCACGTGCGGGCCCTTGATCTGCACCTCGTCGCCCTCGCCGATCCGGATCTGCGCACCCGGCAGAGCGGGACCGACCGAGCCGATCTTGTAGTCGTCGGGGTGGTTGACCGTCGCGCCCGCGGCGTTCTCGGTCATGCCGTAGCCCTCGAGGATCAGGATGCCCGCGGCGTTGAACCACTCCGCGATCTCCTGGTTGAGCGCGGCGGAGCCGGAGATGAAGAACCGCACCCGTCCGCCGAAGCGGTCGCGGACCTTGCTGAAGACCAGCTTGTCGAACAGGCCGTGCTGCACCTTGAGCCCGAACGGCACCGGCTTGCCCTCGCGCTGGAGCCGCTGCACCTTGATGCCGACCTCGAAGGCCTTGAGGAAGAGCTTCTCCTTGGCGCCACCCTCGCTCTGCTGCATGGTGACGATCCGGCCGTGGGCCTTCTCGAAGATGCGCGGCGCGGCGCCCATGAACGTCGGCTTCACGATGCCGAGGTTCTCGACGATCTTCTCCACGCGGCCGTCGATGGCGGTGGCGAACCCGCAGGCGAGCTGGGTCGAGAGCAGCACCTTGCCGAACGAGTGCGCCATCGGCAG contains:
- a CDS encoding AMP-dependent synthetase/ligase; the protein is MPVNHDTSFVDHLDPNVAVQFLDRVKASQDAEAYRFPRGEAWESVTWKQAGERVSQLAAGLLSLGIESEQRVGIASNTRYEWILADLAIMCAGAATTTVYPSTNGEDTAYILGDAECRVVFAEDDTQVAKLTAHKNELPHVMKVVVFDGAGDGDWVITLDALAELGDAYLAEHPDVIEQTAKSIAPDQLATLIYTSGTTGRPKGVRLQHRSWVYEGAAIKAQNILHEDDLQFLWLPMAHSFGKVLLSTQLACGFATAIDGRVEKIVENLGIVKPTFMGAAPRIFEKAHGRIVTMQQSEGGAKEKLFLKAFEVGIKVQRLQREGKPVPFGLKVQHGLFDKLVFSKVRDRFGGRVRFFISGSAALNQEIAEWFNAAGILILEGYGMTENAAGATVNHPDDYKIGSVGPALPGAQIRIGEGDEVQIKGPHVMEGYHNLPEETAKAFTEDGWLRTGDKGSIDADGFLTITGRIKDLFKTSGGKYIAPSSIESKFKAICPYTSQFMVFGSERNYVVALVTLDPDAMAGWAEENGMSGASYSDIVTSEAAKKMVAGYVEELNSRLNRWETIKKWEILDHDLTIESGELTPSMKVKRNVVEDNNQERIAALYAS